One genomic segment of Macaca fascicularis isolate 582-1 chromosome 19, T2T-MFA8v1.1 includes these proteins:
- the LOC102130333 gene encoding galectin-7, with protein MSNAPHKSLLPEGIRPGTVLRIRGLVPPNASRFHVNLLCGEEQDSDAALHFNPRLDTSEVVFNSKEQGSWGREERGPGVPFQRGQPFEVLIIASDDGFKAVVGDAQYHHFRHRLPLARVRLVEVGGDVQLDSVKVF; from the exons ATGTCC AACGCTCCCCACAAGTCCTTGCTGCCCGAGGGCATCCGCCCTGGCACGGTGCTGAGAATTCGTGGCTTGGTTCCTCCCAATGCCAGCAG GTTCCACGTAAACCTGCTGTGCGGGGAGGAGCAGGACTCCGATGCCGCCCTGCATTTCAACCCCCGGCTGGACACGTCGGAGGTGGTCTTCAACAGCAAGGAGCAAGGCTCCTGGGGCCGCGAGGAGCGCGGGCCTGGCGTTCCTTTCCAGCGCGGGCAGCCCTTCGAGGTGCTCATCATCGCGTCCGACGACGGCTTCAAG GCCGTGGTTGGGGATGCCCAGTACCACCACTTCCGCCACCGCCTGCCGCTGGCGCGCGTGCGCCTGGTGGAGGTGGGCGGGGACGTGCAGCTGGACTCCGTGAAGGTCTTCTGA